A segment of the Gemmatimonadales bacterium genome:
GGAACGACCGCAAGCAGCAGCCAGCGCCACAACGGCCAGCAGACCACGATTCAGCAGCATCAGTCAGACCTCGAGGCAGAGATTCCGTTCAATCTATCGCTCGAACCCGACCCGCGCAGCGAGTGGCACGCCCCACAGGACGGTGTGGAGGTCGTGCGATCGGAAAACGTCCCCCGACGAGACGGGACCAACAGGAGAAGCCATGAGTTTACCGATTCGCCTTGCTGCGACCCTTGCCGGTGCCAGCCTCGTCACTGGTTGCCTGCTGGCTGCCGCTGGCGCTGGCGCCGGCGGGGCCATCTACGTCAGCGATCGCGGGGTCGAATCCACCGTTGCCGTGTCGCCGGATCGAACGCTGGTGGCCGCGCGGGCCGCCTTTCAGGCGTACGACGTCCGGGAAACCAAGACGAGCAGCGAGCAGGAAGGGGCCGTCAGCAAACGCACCCTGGAAGGGGCTACCAGCGATCGCGAGGTCACGGTCACGATCCGGACCGAGGGCACCGGATCTCGCGTCGTGGTCGTGGCGGCCAAGACTGCAGTGACCTGGGACAAGGAGTTTGCCCGAGCCATCCTCGAGCGGATCAGCGCCGAGGTCCGCTAGCTACGGAGTTTCGAAGAGGCGGAGGATTTCCCCGGCCAGGGGCTCCAGGCCGCGGTGACTCGCGTTGCTGAGCATGGCGACGGCCAGCCCCAGCTCCGGCACGACGAGGAGATAGGCCGCGGCGCCGACATGCGACCCGCCATGCCCGACGGCGCGCCGGCCACCGAGCGCGGTGACACGCCAACCCAGCCCGTACCCGGTCGATTGCCCCGCAGCCGTCGTCATCGGGGTGAAGAGCAGTTCGCGGGTCCGGTCGTCGATGCTCCGGGCCGTGACGACGCCGTGGGCAAAGCGAACCAGGTCATCGGCGGTCGACAGAAAGCCGCCACCTGCCCAGACATCACTGTTGTCGACGGCCGGACCGTTCGAGACCGCACCGGCTGAATCCACCAGGTAGAACGCGGTGCGGCCCGGAATGATCCGGGCGTAGTGATCCGCAATCGTCTCGCCCATCCCGAACGGATCGAAGACACGCCGCTGCATTTCCCCGAGGAACTCAGCCCCTGCGGCACCCTCGACCACGGCCGAGATGAGGTTCCATCCGAAGCTCGAGTAGGCGTATCGCTCGCCGGGAACGAAGAGGAGCGGACGATCGCGAAACTTGTCGAGGGCTGCCGTCACGGTGGGATAGTGGACCGCGTTGACGATATCGGCGGCGTTGTAGTGGGGAATGCCCGACAGGTGGCCAGCGAGTTGGCGGGTGGTAATCGGGTAACCCTTGTCCGGAAAGGTCGGAACGTAGCGCTGCACCGGAGCGTCGAGGTCCAGCTTGCCCTCCTGCCAGAGCGCAGCAACCGCAATCGAGGTCAGCGTTTTCGAGATGCTGCCGATCCGAAACCTGGTCCGAGGTGTGGCCGCCACGCCGAGTTCCAGATTGGCCATGCCAAAGCCTTCCGACCAGACGATGGCACCATGCCGGGCCACCGCAATGCTGGCCCCCGGAACATGATACCGAGCCAGGTGAGCCCGGAAGAGCGCGCGCGCCGAGTCGACCGGTGGCGTCTGGGCGCTGGTGACACCGACCAGCCCAACCACGGCCAGCAGTGCAGCTCGGATCGGACGCATCAGCATCG
Coding sequences within it:
- a CDS encoding beta-lactamase family protein: MLMRPIRAALLAVVGLVGVTSAQTPPVDSARALFRAHLARYHVPGASIAVARHGAIVWSEGFGMANLELGVAATPRTRFRIGSISKTLTSIAVAALWQEGKLDLDAPVQRYVPTFPDKGYPITTRQLAGHLSGIPHYNAADIVNAVHYPTVTAALDKFRDRPLLFVPGERYAYSSFGWNLISAVVEGAAGAEFLGEMQRRVFDPFGMGETIADHYARIIPGRTAFYLVDSAGAVSNGPAVDNSDVWAGGGFLSTADDLVRFAHGVVTARSIDDRTRELLFTPMTTAAGQSTGYGLGWRVTALGGRRAVGHGGSHVGAAAYLLVVPELGLAVAMLSNASHRGLEPLAGEILRLFETP